A window of Calditrichota bacterium genomic DNA:
CCTCTTGTTATTAATGGCACAGAAAAACACCCCTCAGCAGAATCGGGACAAATTCGGCAAAAATTCCGGCAGCGGTTTTGGTAATTCAAATTAGTTTAATTTGCCTTTACCGGAACGTCCCATCCGGCAAGAAAATCCGCTAAGAACCGCTTTGAAACGACGGACCTGATTGTTCCCGAATTGAGATAAAAAACACGTCTGCGGCGTTTCAAACCATCTGTTCGTCCGCATGGTAAGAGCTTCTCACGAGCGGCCCCGATTCCACAAATCGGAATCCCATTTTCAGTCCCTCTTCCCTGTACATCTGAAATTCATCCGGGTGGACGAAGCGATCCACCGGCAAGTGTGCTTTTGTCGGCTGAAGGTACTGGCCGATGGTCAGAATGGCACAGTCAATTTTGCGTAAATCACGCATCACGTCCAACACCTCTTCCGGCGTTTCACCCAGTCCCACCATGATCCCCGATTTTGTGACAAGCCCCTGGCGGCGGGACTCCTCCAGAACCCGGAGAGACCGCTCGTATTTTGCCTGGGGGCGCACGTCTTTGTACAGGCGGGGAACCGTTTCCACATTGTGATTGAGAATAGTGGGACGCGCATCAATCACTAATTTTAATGAATCTGCGTCGCCCTGGAAATCCGGGATGAGCACCTCCACCCGGCAGCCCGGAGATTTCTTGCGAATCTGCCGGATGGTTTCGGCGAAAATTCCGGCCCCGCCATCCTTTAATTCATCCCGATTTACGCTTGTGATTACCGCGTGCCGGAGCTTTAACTGCTTCACCGCCTCGGCCACACGGAAGGGCTCCAGCTCGTCTAATTCCGTCGGACGTCCTGTTTTCACGGCGCAAAACCGGCAGCTGCGCGTACAAATATCCCCTAAAATCATAAAGGTTGCCGTTCGCCGTCCCCAGCATTC
This region includes:
- the lipA gene encoding lipoyl synthase encodes the protein MPDAARRPDWLKVRLPHGETFHEVKAIVDTHHLHTVCESARCPNMAECWGRRTATFMILGDICTRSCRFCAVKTGRPTELDELEPFRVAEAVKQLKLRHAVITSVNRDELKDGGAGIFAETIRQIRKKSPGCRVEVLIPDFQGDADSLKLVIDARPTILNHNVETVPRLYKDVRPQAKYERSLRVLEESRRQGLVTKSGIMVGLGETPEEVLDVMRDLRKIDCAILTIGQYLQPTKAHLPVDRFVHPDEFQMYREEGLKMGFRFVESGPLVRSSYHADEQMV